The sequence CGGCGTAGGCCTGCGAGATGGAGTAGACCATCACGCACAGCGTCACCGCCGAGGAGACCACCAGCATCAGCGTGGAGAGCCGGTCGGCGACCAGGGCGATGCCGATCGGCGCACCCCAGCCTCCGGCGTAGGTCACCAGCGGCCCGCCGGTGTCGGCCGCAACCAGCAGGACGGATGAGACCACCAGCACGGTCGTGAGCGTGACCACGCTGATGAGCGACTGGAGCCCGCGCAGCCGCCCTCCGATGGCCAGCTTGAGCCCGGCGGCCAGCAGCGGCAGCACCACCGGCACCGGGATCAGCACCTCCACCGGCCCTCCCCGCCCGCACCACACGCCCCCGGCACGGCAGGGCACTCCCGGGCCCCGGGTACGGCCCGCCTCCCCGGCGCTCCCGCGCCCGGCTCGGCCCACCACCCCCGGCCCCCCGGTGGCCTGCCGCCCATCGTGTGCACGGCCTGTGGCACCGTCATCAGTCGTCCCCCTCCAGATCCGGATCCTGCGCCCTGGCCTGCCGCTCCCGGTCGGCCCGGATGGCCGCTCGCATCTGCTTGCGCGCCTCGCGCTGGCGGATCCGGAACCGCCTGCGGATCTCCCGCTCCCGCTCGGCCTGCTCCCGCTCCCTGCGGGCGAATTCCGCGCGCAGCTTGCCGACCCGTTCCTGCCTGCTCTCCTTCGACGCCGCCTCGGCGCGCCGGGCCTCGGCGAGCCGCTCCTCGATCTGCTCGCTGGACAGTCCGGCGTCCTTGTGCGCCTGGAGCCAGCGGCCCAGGTCGACGTTGACGTCCAGGATCTGGCGCTCCAGCTCCTGGGCCTCCCGGTGCTCCCTCTCGTGCCGCGCGGCCTCCAGCCGGGCGAGCTCCTCGCGCTGCTCCCGGACCAGCCGCCGGTAGGCGTCCTGCTTGGCGAGCACGGCCTGGGTGAGCTCCCCGCGCCGGGCGCGCAGCCGTACCCTGCGGTCCTCGGTGTCGTCCTGAACCTCGTCACCGCCGGTGAGCTGCCAGGACCGGTGGACCACGGCGAGCAGGAACGCGGTGACGCCCAGGGTGATCACGATGGAGGTGAGCACCATCGCCTGCGGCAGCGGGTCGGCCATCCGCTCCGGGTCGGACCTGCCGAGGATCGGCGGCTCCCCCACGGGGCCGCCGACGGTGAGGATCAGCAGGTTCACCCCGTTGCCGAGGAGGATGACGCCGACCAGCAGCCGGATCAGGCTCCGCTCCAGCAGGAGCGTCACCCCGGCCGTCACCAGCGTCCCCGACACCAGCAGAGGCAGCAGCGAGATGGTCACCGGCCCTCCTCGTCGTCGATCTGCCGGTCCAGCTCCGCGCCCAGGCTGCGCAGGATGTCCTGGACCATGCCGACCACCGTGACGTAGACCCCGATGTCGAACAGCAGCACGGTGGACAGGTGGAGCTTGCCGACCAGCGGGATCGCCACGTCCGCGGCCAGCATGTCCAGTGGCGCGCCGGCGACCAGCAGTCCCCAGAACGCGGTGACCGTTGACAGCAGGAGGCCGATGCCGATCAGCACCCCGGCGTGGACCGGCACCGCGACGGCCAGCTCGTAGCGGCCACCGGCGAGGTAGCGGACGACCAGCGCGAGCCCGGCCACGATGCCGCCCGCGAACCCGCCCCCCACCGAGCTGTGCCCGGTGAACAGCAGGAAGATCGAGATCAGCACCACCGTGTGAAAGATCAGCCGGGCCACGATCTCCAGGACGACGGCCTGCTGCCCGACGGGCAGGGTCGCCGCGAGCCAGTGCGTCCCTTCTCCCCTGCGCACCTTCCCCGAGGGGCGTTCCAGCGCGTACATACGGCGGCGCAGGAAGATCAGGCTGGTCACCCCGAGGGTGAGGACGACGAGCACGGAGCTCTCCCCCATGGTGTCCCACGCCCGGATGTCCACCAGCAGCGCGCTGACGATGTTCGCGGCACCGGCCTCCTCGGCGGCCCCGGCCATCAGGCTGCCGACCGGCACCGCCGAGCGCGCGCTCTCCGCCAGCATCCCGGCCCCGACGATCACGACGCCGCTCACCACCCCGAGGGCCAGGCGCACGCCGAAGGGCACTCTGAGCTGGCCCTCCCTCGGTCCCACCGGGAGCCTGCGGAGCACCAGCACGAACACCACCAGGCTCAGCGTCTCGGCGAGGAACTGGGTCAGCGCCAGGTCCGGTGAGCCGTGGACCAGGAACAGCAGTGCCACGCCGTACCCGGTGAGCCCCGCCACCAGGGCGAGCACGATGTGCGAGTTCACCCGCGTCGCGATGAGCGCCGTGGCGATGAGGAGGACGCCGACGAGGGGCTGCTCGACGCGCTCCCAGCGCACCACGTCCAGCCGGATGTCGCGGGCGGGGCCGTACAGCAGCGAGAAGCCGCCGATCCCCGCCATGGCGACGAAGGCGATCATGAGGTAGTCGGGGAGCGAGCCGCGCTGGGTGACGCCGGTCAGCTGGAGGGCGAAGCGGTCCAGCGCCCGGACGACGGCCCAGTAGGCGCGGCCGGAGTCGACCAGGTGCAGAAGCTCCCCGGCACGCGCCACCGCCGCCCTGGCCAGGAAGAGGATGACGCCCCCGGCCAGCGCGACGGCCGACAGCAGCAGCGGCACGGGCGCGCCGGTCCACAGCGCGAGGTGGGTGCCGTGGCCGGGCCCCGCGAACGTGCCGGTGTAGCCCTCCATCGCGTGGCCGTACCGTGCGGAGTAGGGGGCGGCGACCAGCCCGAGTACGGCGAGCAGCGCGGGCGGCAGGAACGTCGCCGCGGCGGCGCGGTGCGCGGGGACCGGTTCCAGGCCGGGCCGGTCGCCGAAGGCCCCCCACAGGAACCGCAGGCTGTAGGCGGCGGTGAGCACCGACCCGGCGACCACCCCGGCCAGCGTCACGGTGTCGGCGAGCCGCCCGGTGAGCAGCGACTCGAACGCGGCCTCCTTGCCGACGAACCCCAGGAACGGCGGGATCCCCGCCATCGAGGCCGCGGCGGCCACCGAGGTGGCGCAGAGCCAGGGCGCCGAACGGCGCAGACCGCTCAGCTCGCGCAGGTCGCGGGTGCCGGTGGAGTGGTCGATGATGCCGACGACCAGGAACAGCGAGGCCTTGAACAGCGCGTGGGCGAGCAGCATGGCGACGCCCGCGATCGCGGTGTCCCTGGTGGCCGCGCCGAACAGCACGGTCAGGAACCCCAGCTGGCTCACCGTGCCGTAGGCCAGCAGCCTTTTGAGGTCGTACTCGCGCAGGGCCCGCCAGCCGCCCAGCACCATGGTGAGCAGTCCGAGCGGTACGACGATCGCCTGCCAGACGGGCAGTCCGCCGAAGGCGGGGCCGAGCCTGGCGATCAGATAGATTCCCGCCTTCACCATGGCC comes from Streptosporangium roseum DSM 43021 and encodes:
- a CDS encoding Na(+)/H(+) antiporter subunit C; translation: MTISLLPLLVSGTLVTAGVTLLLERSLIRLLVGVILLGNGVNLLILTVGGPVGEPPILGRSDPERMADPLPQAMVLTSIVITLGVTAFLLAVVHRSWQLTGGDEVQDDTEDRRVRLRARRGELTQAVLAKQDAYRRLVREQREELARLEAARHEREHREAQELERQILDVNVDLGRWLQAHKDAGLSSEQIEERLAEARRAEAASKESRQERVGKLRAEFARREREQAEREREIRRRFRIRQREARKQMRAAIRADRERQARAQDPDLEGDD
- a CDS encoding Na+/H+ antiporter subunit A — encoded protein: MEPLLILHAVAAVCAPALVRRLGRDAFLVLALPPACGLGYALWVAVSGVPVESRHDWAPALGLGLSFRVDPLALLMTFLVTGVGALVLLYCSRYFDAGEEGLGRFGGELVAFAGAMLGLVVADNLILLYVFWELTTVFSYLLIGHDPASRTSRRAAMQALTVTTFGGLTMLAGMVVLGETAGTYEISRIVADPPAGGAIPVATALILVGALSKSAIFPFSMWLPAAMAAPTPVSAYLHAAAMVKAGIYLIARLGPAFGGLPVWQAIVVPLGLLTMVLGGWRALREYDLKRLLAYGTVSQLGFLTVLFGAATRDTAIAGVAMLLAHALFKASLFLVVGIIDHSTGTRDLRELSGLRRSAPWLCATSVAAAASMAGIPPFLGFVGKEAAFESLLTGRLADTVTLAGVVAGSVLTAAYSLRFLWGAFGDRPGLEPVPAHRAAAATFLPPALLAVLGLVAAPYSARYGHAMEGYTGTFAGPGHGTHLALWTGAPVPLLLSAVALAGGVILFLARAAVARAGELLHLVDSGRAYWAVVRALDRFALQLTGVTQRGSLPDYLMIAFVAMAGIGGFSLLYGPARDIRLDVVRWERVEQPLVGVLLIATALIATRVNSHIVLALVAGLTGYGVALLFLVHGSPDLALTQFLAETLSLVVFVLVLRRLPVGPREGQLRVPFGVRLALGVVSGVVIVGAGMLAESARSAVPVGSLMAGAAEEAGAANIVSALLVDIRAWDTMGESSVLVVLTLGVTSLIFLRRRMYALERPSGKVRRGEGTHWLAATLPVGQQAVVLEIVARLIFHTVVLISIFLLFTGHSSVGGGFAGGIVAGLALVVRYLAGGRYELAVAVPVHAGVLIGIGLLLSTVTAFWGLLVAGAPLDMLAADVAIPLVGKLHLSTVLLFDIGVYVTVVGMVQDILRSLGAELDRQIDDEEGR